CAAGCATTGGTAAAATACGCTCTAATAATCGACGATCAAGTACCGTTCCTTCTTCTGCGATAATTTCACCCGTTTCAGGGTCAGCAATCGTTTCAGCTAAACGCTGATTGAAAAGACGGTTCTTAATATGAAGCTTTTTGTTAATCTTATAGCGCCCAACATTTGCTAAATCATAGCGCTTCGGATCAAAGAAGCGAGAATCTAATAGACTTTTAGCGTTATCAACTGTAGGGGGTTCTCCTGGACGTAAACGCTCATAAATTTCAAGAAGCGCTTTTTCAGTACCTTCAGTGTTATCTTTTTCAAGAGAATTGCGAAGATACTCATCTTCACCTAGCAAATCGATGATTTCTTGATCAGAACCGAATCCTAATGCACGCAACAAGACCGTTACTGGTATCTTACGAGTACGGTCGATTCGAACATGCACGACATCTTTCGCATCCGTTTCAAGTTCTAACCATGCTCCTCGGTTTGGTATAACCGTAGCTGTGAAACCTCTCTTGCCGTTTTTGTCCAATTTTTTGTTATAATATACGCTCGGTGATCGGACGAGCTGCGAAACAATTACGCGTTCTGCTCCATTGATCACGAATGTACCTGTGTCTGTCATAAGAGGGAAATCCCCCATGAAGACCTCTTGTTCTTTCACTTCGCCCGTTTCTTTGTTAATCAGACGAACTTTAACGCGAAGCGGCGCCGCATATGTGACGTCTCTTTCTTTGGACTCCTCGAAGGAATACTTAGGCTCTCCTAAACTATAATCGATAAATTCAAGCACCAAGTTACCCGTGAAATCCTCAATCGGAGAAATGTCGTGAAACATCTCTCTCAAACCCTCATCAAGAAACCATTGATAGGAGGAAGTTTGGATTTCAATGAGATTTGGAAGTTCCAAAACTTCATTAATTCTTGCATAGCTTCTCCGTTGGCGGTGGCGTCCAAACTGAATGAGTTGACCTGTCAACTGATTCACCCCTCAAATCCAGCATAGTATCGTCATGCAACTAGTTATTTAGAAATAACTAGAATAAAAACATAGCATACACCATTGCTTGTGGTGCATACTTATATCTTACATCTCCAATCATACGATTGATCCTAGTTGTTTAAATTCTACTAGAACCTCGATATGTATTAGAGAAAAAGAAAAACTTGGCTAATGCCAAGCTAAAAAAGCGGCAATAGCCTAAACTCCTAAAGGCTGATCCTAAAGGCTCTTGCACTAAATCTTTGAAAGTAGTTCATTTACAACTTTCATAAGGTGCAAAAAGAAAAAAGGGTCATTCAACCTCATTTTTCCCAAATAAACAAATGATTATACTATTTTTCCCTCATTGTTTAATTTTTATCCGCTTTTAACGTAAAAATCAAACAAATGAAAATACACGTATCTTTGGCATTTTATAATAATACCATAGACCCAAATTTGAGTCAACTTTTTTTCGAACGGATGATAAAGTAACCTTTTTTGCGCTCCACCACATCAACTTCATCAAAAATAGATTCCAGTTTCTCTATTGCCGAAGGAGCACCTTGTTTCTTTTGAATGACGATCCAAAGCTCTCCGCCCGGTAATAAGTGTGTATGGGCTTGTTCGAAAATAGCGTGTACAACATCCTTCCCCGCACGAATGGGTGGGTTTGTAAGAATAGCATGATAATTCGACTTCGTAACATTTTCAAATAAGTTACTCTGAAAAATATCTACATTAGCAATTTGGTTTCTACGTGCATTGTCTTTTGAAAGTTGTATGGCTCGTTCATTCACATCTACCATCGTAATTTCAGCTTTCGGATAACTAGCAGCAAGGGCTAACCCAATCGGACCATACCCACAGCCCATATCCAAAATA
This window of the Pseudalkalibacillus berkeleyi genome carries:
- a CDS encoding class I SAM-dependent methyltransferase; translated protein: MGSHYYSNKPSVESNRKDWAFELKGKTFRFYSDSGVFSKNEVDFGSRLLIESFEATDVDVNILDMGCGYGPIGLALAASYPKAEITMVDVNERAIQLSKDNARRNQIANVDIFQSNLFENVTKSNYHAILTNPPIRAGKDVVHAIFEQAHTHLLPGGELWIVIQKKQGAPSAIEKLESIFDEVDVVERKKGYFIIRSKKS